The Candidatus Poribacteria bacterium genome has a segment encoding these proteins:
- a CDS encoding GNAT family N-acetyltransferase has product MHNTIIYRYWQPGDDDAILAFRPNINENWFRHKFDDEDLEPEGIRLAFLGERLVGHVMGERTTLCIEGKVQKFGEVTDVFVAPDMRRQGIATRLMQEGHAYFERKGYRGSILDPDTEASRQLYQKLGYQEVTGSDLLFLDFSLISC; this is encoded by the coding sequence ATGCACAATACAATCATTTATAGGTACTGGCAACCCGGCGATGATGACGCGATCTTGGCGTTTCGACCGAATATCAACGAAAATTGGTTCCGGCATAAGTTTGACGATGAGGACCTTGAACCTGAAGGGATTCGTTTGGCATTTCTCGGTGAAAGACTTGTTGGACATGTAATGGGTGAACGCACGACACTCTGTATAGAAGGAAAGGTCCAGAAATTCGGAGAGGTTACGGATGTCTTTGTTGCTCCAGACATGCGCCGACAAGGTATTGCAACCCGCCTGATGCAAGAGGGGCACGCCTACTTTGAAAGGAAAGGTTATCGCGGAAGTATCCTTGACCCAGATACGGAGGCCTCTCGTCAGTTATATCAAAAACTCGGATATCAGGAGGTTACCGGAAGCGACTTACTTTTCCTTGACTTCTCCCTTATTTCCTGCTAA
- a CDS encoding TRAP transporter fused permease subunit, whose protein sequence is MKQHSKNYIFLTVSVLLCLFILAEVNYPQLTPQSELALFAMLGLIVVFLRYPVHPRFANNRAFRLLDVVLIGSVIVCFGYVLGQTEPIFQAFWLDGKSLGDRAGAELTLDYIIGGLGLLLILEATRRSIGITLPLLSLAFLLYAGFGQFMPDWLFPHRGYSVQRIVSQTFLHSQGAFGIALRVMFTYVFLFVLFGALLERTGAINYVLDLARRVFGSSTGAPAKVAVLSSGMMGSLSGSAVANTATTGTFTIPLMQRAGFQPAIAGGIEAAASSGGALVPPIMGAAAYMMLEIVEPAVTYLEIIKAALLPAVLYYTGMLCMVHFAAKSRRYAPGAVHSSEEAFSGLETTPTQEEKHGKFLTLQGGIFLAAFITLIGVLLMGATAFRAVSWSLLIVTAISLLDFLVRRIRGQDAVAETGVSDLLKGVNFLISPCERAAQSGVSLIAAAACVGIILGVVTLTGIGGKLPSVLLPLASTNLMLALFFLMISTIILGMGLPSSVCYLLMAILVGPVLLDLGVVPLAAHFFIFYFGMMSMVTPPVALAAYAASAIAGSGIMATGFAAFRFALVGFALPYAFVLRPALLWLSESGGTPDVWTVFVNFSLTLIGTVILATAIAGYIFNKLSVWARCVLFVSAFILFFAPTGMQFVWIHAIVVLASVAIFYFNSRQPSAVSSQ, encoded by the coding sequence TTGAAACAACACTCAAAAAATTATATCTTTCTTACAGTTTCGGTGCTGTTGTGCCTCTTTATCTTAGCCGAGGTCAACTATCCGCAGCTGACACCGCAATCAGAGTTAGCACTCTTTGCGATGCTGGGGTTAATAGTGGTATTTCTGAGATACCCTGTTCATCCACGTTTTGCGAACAATCGTGCTTTCCGGCTTTTGGATGTGGTGTTAATAGGCAGTGTGATTGTCTGTTTCGGCTACGTTCTGGGTCAGACAGAACCGATTTTTCAGGCGTTCTGGTTAGACGGCAAGTCCCTCGGGGACCGGGCGGGAGCAGAATTGACACTGGATTACATCATCGGCGGGCTCGGACTTCTCTTAATCTTAGAGGCGACCCGCCGTTCTATTGGGATAACGCTTCCACTCCTCTCTCTCGCATTTCTTCTCTATGCCGGCTTTGGACAGTTTATGCCGGATTGGCTGTTCCCGCATCGCGGATACTCTGTGCAGCGCATCGTCAGCCAGACATTTTTACACAGTCAAGGCGCGTTTGGCATCGCACTTCGGGTGATGTTCACCTATGTTTTTCTGTTTGTGTTGTTTGGTGCATTGTTGGAGCGAACAGGAGCAATTAATTATGTCTTGGATTTGGCAAGACGCGTATTCGGTTCGAGTACGGGGGCACCAGCGAAGGTCGCTGTCCTGAGTAGCGGCATGATGGGATCACTATCGGGTTCGGCTGTAGCGAACACGGCAACGACCGGCACATTCACGATTCCGTTGATGCAGCGCGCTGGGTTTCAACCCGCGATAGCAGGCGGAATTGAAGCCGCGGCGAGTTCTGGGGGCGCGTTGGTTCCGCCTATTATGGGTGCAGCGGCGTATATGATGCTGGAAATCGTAGAGCCTGCTGTTACGTATCTGGAGATTATTAAGGCGGCACTCCTCCCAGCGGTTCTTTACTATACCGGAATGCTGTGTATGGTACACTTCGCCGCGAAAAGTCGTAGGTATGCGCCGGGTGCAGTTCACAGTTCTGAAGAAGCGTTTTCGGGGTTGGAAACCACTCCTACGCAGGAAGAGAAGCACGGGAAATTTCTGACACTACAAGGGGGTATCTTTCTCGCTGCGTTTATTACGCTCATCGGGGTGCTGCTGATGGGGGCTACGGCGTTCCGCGCAGTGAGTTGGAGCCTGTTGATAGTTACCGCGATAAGCCTATTGGATTTCTTAGTCCGCCGGATTCGTGGACAGGACGCTGTCGCTGAAACTGGCGTTTCGGATTTATTGAAAGGGGTAAACTTCTTAATATCGCCGTGTGAGCGAGCAGCGCAGAGCGGTGTGTCGTTGATTGCGGCTGCAGCATGCGTTGGTATCATCTTAGGTGTGGTGACGCTAACGGGTATCGGTGGCAAGTTGCCGTCGGTCCTCTTGCCGCTTGCATCTACAAACCTGATGTTGGCACTGTTCTTTCTCATGATTTCAACGATTATTCTGGGAATGGGGTTGCCTTCATCGGTCTGTTATCTGCTCATGGCGATCTTAGTGGGTCCCGTGCTTCTGGACTTGGGAGTCGTGCCACTTGCGGCGCACTTTTTCATTTTCTATTTCGGGATGATGTCGATGGTGACCCCACCTGTCGCATTAGCGGCGTATGCAGCATCTGCCATCGCGGGTTCAGGAATCATGGCGACGGGGTTCGCGGCGTTCAGGTTCGCGCTCGTCGGTTTCGCGCTGCCTTACGCCTTTGTTTTGAGACCCGCACTGCTCTGGCTCAGTGAGAGTGGTGGGACACCAGATGTATGGACGGTTTTCGTGAATTTTTCGCTGACACTCATCGGGACAGTTATCTTGGCAACTGCTATCGCGGGTTATATTTTTAACAAATTATCAGTTTGGGCGCGCTGCGTCCTATTTGTTTCGGCATTCATTCTCTTTTTTGCGCCGACGGGTATGCAATTTGTATGGATCCATGCGATTGTAGTACTTGCGAGTGTTGCCATTTTCTACTTTAATAGCCGTCAGCCATCAGCGGTCAGCAGTCAGTAG